The window CGTCAGGCCCAGGAACCGGTACACCCGTCCCATGAGGTCCGACTGGTATTCAGCCAGGTAGTCGTTGACGGTGATAACGTGCACGCCGTTGCCGGTGAGGGCGTTCAGGTAGGCCGGAGCGGTGGCTACCAGGGTCTTGCCTTCACCGGTCTTCATCTCCGCAATATTGCCCAGGTGCAGGGCAGCGCCGCCCATCAACTGGACGTCGAAGTGGCGCATCCCCAGCGTGCGCGAGGAGGCCTCGCGGACTGCGGCGAACGCCTCGGGCAGGAGATCATCCAGTATTTCGCCGTCAGCGTGCCGGGCCCTGAGACGGTCTGTTTCTTCGCGCAACTCGGCGTCGCTGAAGGTCTGGAAGGAGCTTTCCAGGGCGTTAATGGAATCAGCATAGTTCCGCAGCTGCCTTAGGGTTTTTTTGTCACCCGTGCGGAGAAGTTTTTCGATAAGTGATGCCACGTGAAGTTGCTCCCAGTCTCAAGCTGCCGAATTCTGGCGTGTTTAGTCTACGGGAGAGACGCAGCGGCGGTTACGCCTGTTCCCTCTCAGCGGATCCACCGCGTCCCGCTCCGCACACGGCGTCGGCGAGCGCCGGCGCCAGGTCCCCTTTCGGGAACACAACAACCCGGTCCAGTGCAAGCCACTCTGCCATGAGCCTGAGTTCGGCGGCCAGTTCGACCGCGGTGTCGGCGGGAGCTCCCGGTTCCGCGTAGGCCGCCTTCGCCAGCAAAAGACCGTTGGCGCGGTCGGCTTTGAGGTCCACACGGGCCACCATTCCATCGCGGAGCAGGAACGGCAGCACGTAATATCCGTGCCGGCGTTTAGGCTCCGGGGTGTAGATCTCGATGCGGTAGTGGAAGTTGAACAGGTCTTCGAGGCGTCGCCGCTCAAAGACCAGCGAGTCGAAGGGACTCAGGAGCGCACGGCCGGTGGCGGTGCGGGGCAGCTTCGCCTCGATATGCCGGTAGACGGGCTTGTCCCAACCGCGCACCGTAACAGGCAGGAGCTTTCCGGCGTCCACCAGGTGCGCCACGGCCGCCGCAGACGGACGCATGGGCATCCGGAAGTAGTCCGCAAAGCACCGCAGCGTGCCGATCCCGTGGGCCTGGGCGGCGGCATCAATGAGGCGCACCAGCGCGTTCTCTGGATCCGGTCCTGCCTCCGGGGTGCCGGAGGTCCCGGCCGGGCGTTCGGTGAGCACCCTGGACGTGAGGGTGTAGCGCCGCTCGAAGGACTCTGTGCGGGATGCGGCCGAAATATGGCCTGCCTCGAACAGATGCTCCAGAACCCTTTTCACCGCGTTCCAATTCCAGCCCCAATTGTCCTGTTGCCGGTCCTCGATGTGACCCAGGCGGGCGGTGAGTTCGGCGGCGGTCAGCGGCGGTCCGTCGGCCAGCGCCTCAAGGACGCGGGACGCGACACTTTTCCGCAGGTCCGCGTCCATGTTGTGCGCCCCCACCCAGGAGCGGTTTTGCCACAGGGTCAGGTCCTGGAAATGCTCAGGGCGGATAAAACTGGCCTCGTGCGCCCAGTACTCCATCATGCGGCGCGGGTGGGTGCCGGCCATCCGGCGAAGGATGGCGCGGTCATAGTTGCCCAACCGGGAAAAGAACGGCAGATAGTGGCTCCGCGCCAGAACATTGACGGAATCGATCTGGACCAGCTGGAGCCGGGCAAAAGTACGGCCCACCGCCCGTACGCTGACGGGTCCGGCGGGCCGTACCTTATCCAATCCCTGGGCTGCCAGTGCGATCCGCCGTGCCTGCTTGAGGCTCAGCACTTCCTGCACGCCTGTCCCTTCATTGGATGGTCGGCACCAGCTTATGCGCTGGCGGGCTCATCCTCGGAGCGGTAAGCCAGGATCTTCTCTTCCAGCGGAGCCTGGCCCGGCTCACACGTCTGGTCCAGACTGATCACCCCGTAGGTCCATCCCTCGCGGCGGTACACGACGGACGGCGCCTTGGTCTCCTTGTCCACGAAAAGATAGAAATCATGGCCCACGAGCTCCATGTTGTCTACTGCATCATCAAGGGTGAGCGATGCTGCGGGAAAGACCTTCCGGCGGATGAGTACAGGCGAGTCTCCGGCGGGGATATCGTTCTCAACCTCATACGGCGACTTCTCCGCGGGAGCCGTTTTGGGCTCCTGCCAGTGATTGGCCTCGACGTAGATGGGCTCGCTGGTGCTGGCGGGCTCAAGGGTGGCCGTCGCCTCCGTGACGGACTTGGGGGTGTGCCGGCCATGGTGGACCTTTTTGCGGTCCTTTGCTCGGCGCAAGCGTTCGAGGAGCTTGTTGTAGGCGAGATCGAACGCGGCAAACTTGTCAGCGGCGCTGGCTTCGGCTCGAATGACGGGGCCCCGCCCCAGGACGGTGAGCTCAACCGTGAGCATCTCGTCGGTCTGCCGGGCCTTGGTCTCCTTGGAAACCTTCGCGTCCACTCTCTGGACTTTGTCCCCCAGCGACGCGATCTTCGAGATCTTCTCGTCGGCGTACTCGCGGAAACGGTCCGAGACCGTCAAATTACGTCCGCTGATCATGAACTCCATGGTGCCCTCCAAATGACTTCGGTGACACGACGGCGGTACTTCCGGGGGGCCGATCTGACTGACAGTCGAGCCCCTTTCCGAGCCGCTATCGACAGGTACATCTATTCTTGGTACCCATCTCCGACGTTAGTTCATAGCCCCCTCTAATTCATCCTTTTTCGGTTTATATTTTGCTTGAGGGGCTTTCTTCCGCCAGCTGGCGGCCTGCCTCGCCCAGATTGTGCGTCACCGGCGGGCGTGTCGCGGCGAGGACGACGGCGCCCCGCACCAGAGCGCCGGCCTCCCGCAAGGCCCGTGCAGCTTCGGCCAACGTGGCCCCGGTCGTGAGGACATCATCGACGATGATGCAGGGCTGTCCCGTCAGGTCGGGACAGAACGGACCACGGCGCACCCGCATGGATCCGCGCACCCGTTGCGCCCGGTTTTTGCGCCCCAAGCCCTTCTGCCCGCCGGGTCCTGCCCCGATCCCGGGGAGGCTGTAGCCGGCCCCGGCCACCCTGGCCCGCCCTCCGGTCTTCCGGAGGGCGGCGACGGTGCTCACCCGGCAGTACGGTTCCCCTTCGGTCCAGGTCCGGCCGATCCGGTCCAGCAATACGTGGACCGGGCTGAAGCCCCGCTTCCGGTAGGCCCGGCTGCTGGTCGGCACTGGCACCAGCAGCAGACCCGGGGTCTGCCCGGCAGCTGCCTTGATGGCTCGGGCCAGGCCGATGGACAACACCACGGCGAGCTGTCGCTGGCCGTGGCGTTTGAAGGACAGTACCGTCTGCGCCAGCTCCGCGCGGTAGGTTCCAGCAGCCACGACCGGAAGGAGCACGGACCCGTCGACGTCCATGAGGGCCGGGGCTTGTGCTTCTGCCCGGAACGGTTGGCGCATCAGCTGACGGACCTGCCGTTCGCAACCGCCGCAAAGCGTCAGATCTTCTGCTCCACAACATACGCAATCCACCGGCGTCGCGAGCGCAAGGACTTCGGCCGCGGCTGCCGCGGCCGACTCCGCGAGCCGTGCCAGCGGCCGGCGGTAACCGCCGCGGTGTCTTGCCGTGCCCGCGGCAACCGGGGCGAGGTCGGGGTCGGCCGGGCGCGTGCGCCGGCGGGGGCCTGTGCCGGCCCGGCTCCGGGGGCGGCTTTGGTCGCCGGCTTGACCGTCTTGCTCGCCGTCCCGGGCTGGCGGGGGTGTCTCCATCCGGCAAGTTTCCGCCTCTGCGGCGGACGCAAAGCGGCCCGTGGCAGCTTATGTGGACACGCGGCGCGGATCACCGCGGGCAGAAGGATGCCTGCGCGACCGCTGTCGACGACCGCTTCCGCAGGGAGCTGGCCGGAACCCTATCCCGGGTACGACGGATCGATGGGCCCCTTGAGCTGGGGGGACCAGCCGTTGCCGAGCCGCAGGAAGATGCCGTCGGCGGACTGGGCATAGATTTCTTCGCTGCCGTTGCCGGCGCTGAGCGCGGTGAGGCCCGGCCACGGGGCGAGCTGTTGCGGCTGGGATGACGTGAGGTACAGCAGTTCCGGGGTGACGGGCTCGGTCGAGGAGCCCTTCATGACGGCAACCGTCGAGTCATCGACCCACACGCCTTGATCCGGATTGCTGGTCGCCAACAGCGTCGTCGGCACAGTAAGTTCCTTGGGGGTGCCGTCGGCTGCCCGGACGATACCGGCGATCTGGACCCGGGTCTTGCCATTCTGCTCCGTCAGGACGAGGGCGCGGGTGCCTTCGCGGGAGATCCGAACCTCCTTGACGGAGCGCCCGGCAAGCCAGGCGGGCGACAGGGTGACGGCGGGGACGGCGGCGCCTTCGGTCACGCCGCCCGGCCGGTGGGCGATCAGTTCCGTGGCGCCGCTGGCCCCCGGGCCCGCCGTCCAGACCCAGTCGTACCGGTCGAAAGACGGCCGGGTCAAGGTAGCGCGGGTGGTCAGGGCGCGGGCGGGCTGGCCGGGCACGATGGAGTACAACGTCCCGCGGCCGGCGTTGAGGAAGGCGACGGCCTGCGAGACCGGGGACTCCGCCGGAACCCGGGGAGCCAGGGCCGACACCGCCTGCATGTCAGGAAGCGGCGAGATCCGGTTGTTCTCGTACCGGACCAGATCGTTGTTGCTCACGGCGATTTGGCGGGCTGGAACGTTCTTGTCCCGGATCGGCGGAAGCACCGAACCGTTGTCATCCACACGCACCAGATCCTGGTTGGCCCGGAGCTCCACATTGATGACGTCGGGCTGGCTGCGGAACGTGAGGGCGAGCTGGGTCTGCATCCGCAACCGGTCCTCATTGGACGCCTCAACGAGGTCCTTCGCTGTCAGGTCCACCTGCGCTGCGCCGGACACCACCGGGACCGATTCGCGGGCCAGCTTAATGCCCGAGGGGAAGGCGCTGACCACCGCACCCTTGAGATACGGTGCCGGGCCGCCGAGCAATGCGCTGGTCATGGCCTTGACGGTCTTCTTCTTGATGAACCACCGGACATCGGGCACGGCGTACGTATACGTCGGGTCATAGAAGTAGATCGGATAGGCGCCGTAGATGACTTTGAATGTTTCTTCCGGGATCGCCGTCCCGTCCGGGAGTTCCGCAATGCGCCACTGTCCGTCCACCTTGGTCAGGGTGGCGGGAATATTTTCCTTGGTCCCTTCGGGGAGCTGGGTGGCGACCCCGTCCACATCGACGGAATAGGACACGTCCAGTTCGTAATTGAAGACGTTTTCCACGCCAGTCGGCACAACACGGGCCGACCGGAAGACGAGCACCCGCTGGTCAGGCTTCCAGGTCACCGACGACGCCTGGGTCAGATATTGCCGCGCGACGGCGTAGTCGTCCTCGTAGCCGCTGCCAGCGAGATAGAAGTCCTCGATCACCGCTTCCGGCCCGGCCCCCTCACGGGGGGCGGACGGGAAGAACACGGGGGCGTTATTGGGGTTGCCGGCGCTCTCGTCGGTGCTTTTTCCGACCGGGCCCGACCGGGGGATCTGCGCACACGAGGTCAGCAGGAACACCAGCACCACCAGCAACGCCGCCGCGGCACGGCTGGCCTTCCGTGAGGTCTGGCTCATGACCGCTCCTTCGTTCCGGTTGCTGTGGGTCCGGTCGTATCAGTCCCGCTTCCCGCAGGCCCCGGGTCCGCGGCGGCTGCACCGGCGGTGCTGCCTGCAGCGCGGGCGCGGTCATCAGCGCGCGGCGCCGGGCTGGGATCGAGCACGAGCATGGTCCGCTCGCTGCGGTCGTCCTGCAGGCCGACGTCGACCGGCTCCAGCTGGAGGGGGGACTTAGTAATGATCTCGCCCCGGCGCAGCGCGAGGGTGAGTCGGAAGTTGGCCCCGCTGCCTTTGCGCCCCCAGGCCTGAAGCCAGCCGTCATGGAGTTTCGCGTCCTCGGCAGCAATGGACAACCCAAGGCCGCTGCCTCCCGTGGTGCGCGCCCGGGCCGGATCCGCCCGCCAGAACCGGTCGAACACGCGTGCCGCCTCTGCGGGGGCCAGACCGATGCCGTGGTCGCGGACCGCCACCGCCACCGCATGGTCGTTGGCGGCCACGGAGATGTTCACCGGACGGCCCTCGCCGTGCTCGAGCGCATTCAGGACCAGGTTGCGCAGGATCCGGTCGATCCGGCGGTCGTCCATATCAACGATGATGCTGCCCGCAGGCGCGTTGAGGGTGACGGCGGAGCCATACGCGGCGGCCACCGGAGCAACGCCTTCCATCACGTGCGAGACAAGCTGCACAATGTCGCCCGGTTCGGCGTCGAGGGTGGCCACGCCCGCATCGAAGCGGGAGATCTCCAACAGGTCTGCCAGCAACGACTGGAAACGCTCCACCTGGTTGTAGAGCAGCTCAGCGGAGCGTTTGTTGATGGGGTCGAAGTCGTCGCGGGCCTCGTAGAGCACTTCAGCGGCCATCCGCACCGTGGTCAGCGGGGTTCTGAGTTCGTGGGAGACGTCAGAAACGAACCGCTGCTGCATCTGTGACAAGGTGGCCAGCTGGGTGATCTGCTCCTGGAGGCTCGCCGCCATGTGGTTAAAGGAAGCCCCGAGCCGGGCGACCTCGTCCTCGCCTTTGACCACCATTCGTTCTTGCAGCTGTCCGGCAGCGAGCTTTTCGGAGACAAGGGCGGCGTGGCTGACGGGGCTGACCACGTTGCGGGTCACATACCAGGCCACGGCGCCGATCAGCAGCGCCAGCACGGCGCCGCCGGCCAGCAGGACGTTCTGGATCTCGTCGAGGGTTTTTTGGGCGGTGTTCAAGTCGTAGATCAGGTACAGCTCGTAGACCGTGCCGTTGAAGGTCACCTTATTGCCGACGGCGATGCCGGGCCGGTCTTCAGTACCCACCGGGAACTCCGTGGACGCCCAGAACTGTTCCTTGCCCGAATCCTGCACGGCGGCCCGCAGCTCGGTTGGGATGACGCTGATGGTGAGCTGGTCCGACGCCCGGGATTCGACCCAGCGGTTGCGGGGTTTGGTCTGTTCCGGCATGGCCTCGAAGACGTAGCGCCGCTGGATCACGGAGCCTCGGCCTTCGACGGCATTAAGGGTGTCATAAACGAGGGTGATCACGCTCGACTGGTCAGTAACCTGGGCACCGTCAAACGTGTCCTGGACCTCCTTGACGTTATAGCGCGTCTCCGACTCAGCCTGGACGAGCCGTTCCTGGAAGAGATTGGCGGCGATCTGATGGGACAAATACGCGCCGACGACGGCGAAGGAGAAGACGGCCAGCATCAGAGTGGTCAGCACGGTCCGGAACTGCAGGGACCGCCGCCACCGGCGGTGCACGGAGCGCAGCAGGTAACGGGTCCCTGGCACCAGGCGGGAGGCCCCGATGCCGACCAACCGCGCCACCCGGACGCCGACGATTCTGGCCCGCTTCACCCAAAGCCGGGTGCGGAAAGGCAACGACTGCCCGCCTGCGGCCGGGGTGCCTGCCGTCACGTGGTCGGCGCCGGCCGGGTCAACTGCCGTGGGATCGTTGACCGGGGCGGCCCCGTTCTGGCCGTCCGGTGGCTCAGGAGCCTGCTTTGTAGCCGACACCACGGACCGTCAATACAACTTCGGGGGCTTCCGGGTCACGTTCGATCTTTGACCTGAGCCGCTGGACGTGGACGTTGACCAGCCGGGTGTCTGCGGCATGCCGGTACCCCCAGACCTGCTCCAGGAGGAGTTCCCGGGTGAAAACCTGCCAGGGCTTGCGGGCCAGGGCAACGAGCAGGTCGAATTCCAGCGGCGTCAGCGAGATCCGTTCAGTTCCACGGCTGACGAGGTGGCCGGCCACATCGATCGTAACGTCGGCAATGCGCAGGGTTTCGGGCGCCTTCTGGTCACCGGGCCTTAGCCGGGCGCGGACACGGGCGAC is drawn from Micrococcaceae bacterium Sec5.8 and contains these coding sequences:
- the mtrA gene encoding MtrAB system response regulator MtrA, whose protein sequence is MKARILVVDDDEALAEMIGIVLRNDGFEPVFCADGGQALEVFRSAKPDLVLLDLMLPGIDGIEVCRQIRAESDVPIVMLTAKADTSDVVRGLESGADDYVPKPFKPAELVARVRARLRPGDQKAPETLRIADVTIDVAGHLVSRGTERISLTPLEFDLLVALARKPWQVFTRELLLEQVWGYRHAADTRLVNVHVQRLRSKIERDPEAPEVVLTVRGVGYKAGS
- the mtrB gene encoding MtrAB system histidine kinase MtrB → MPFRTRLWVKRARIVGVRVARLVGIGASRLVPGTRYLLRSVHRRWRRSLQFRTVLTTLMLAVFSFAVVGAYLSHQIAANLFQERLVQAESETRYNVKEVQDTFDGAQVTDQSSVITLVYDTLNAVEGRGSVIQRRYVFEAMPEQTKPRNRWVESRASDQLTISVIPTELRAAVQDSGKEQFWASTEFPVGTEDRPGIAVGNKVTFNGTVYELYLIYDLNTAQKTLDEIQNVLLAGGAVLALLIGAVAWYVTRNVVSPVSHAALVSEKLAAGQLQERMVVKGEDEVARLGASFNHMAASLQEQITQLATLSQMQQRFVSDVSHELRTPLTTVRMAAEVLYEARDDFDPINKRSAELLYNQVERFQSLLADLLEISRFDAGVATLDAEPGDIVQLVSHVMEGVAPVAAAYGSAVTLNAPAGSIIVDMDDRRIDRILRNLVLNALEHGEGRPVNISVAANDHAVAVAVRDHGIGLAPAEAARVFDRFWRADPARARTTGGSGLGLSIAAEDAKLHDGWLQAWGRKGSGANFRLTLALRRGEIITKSPLQLEPVDVGLQDDRSERTMLVLDPSPAPRADDRARAAGSTAGAAAADPGPAGSGTDTTGPTATGTKERS
- a CDS encoding LpqB family beta-propeller domain-containing protein, yielding MSQTSRKASRAAAALLVVLVFLLTSCAQIPRSGPVGKSTDESAGNPNNAPVFFPSAPREGAGPEAVIEDFYLAGSGYEDDYAVARQYLTQASSVTWKPDQRVLVFRSARVVPTGVENVFNYELDVSYSVDVDGVATQLPEGTKENIPATLTKVDGQWRIAELPDGTAIPEETFKVIYGAYPIYFYDPTYTYAVPDVRWFIKKKTVKAMTSALLGGPAPYLKGAVVSAFPSGIKLARESVPVVSGAAQVDLTAKDLVEASNEDRLRMQTQLALTFRSQPDVINVELRANQDLVRVDDNGSVLPPIRDKNVPARQIAVSNNDLVRYENNRISPLPDMQAVSALAPRVPAESPVSQAVAFLNAGRGTLYSIVPGQPARALTTRATLTRPSFDRYDWVWTAGPGASGATELIAHRPGGVTEGAAVPAVTLSPAWLAGRSVKEVRISREGTRALVLTEQNGKTRVQIAGIVRAADGTPKELTVPTTLLATSNPDQGVWVDDSTVAVMKGSSTEPVTPELLYLTSSQPQQLAPWPGLTALSAGNGSEEIYAQSADGIFLRLGNGWSPQLKGPIDPSYPG
- a CDS encoding crosslink repair DNA glycosylase YcaQ family protein — its product is MQEVLSLKQARRIALAAQGLDKVRPAGPVSVRAVGRTFARLQLVQIDSVNVLARSHYLPFFSRLGNYDRAILRRMAGTHPRRMMEYWAHEASFIRPEHFQDLTLWQNRSWVGAHNMDADLRKSVASRVLEALADGPPLTAAELTARLGHIEDRQQDNWGWNWNAVKRVLEHLFEAGHISAASRTESFERRYTLTSRVLTERPAGTSGTPEAGPDPENALVRLIDAAAQAHGIGTLRCFADYFRMPMRPSAAAVAHLVDAGKLLPVTVRGWDKPVYRHIEAKLPRTATGRALLSPFDSLVFERRRLEDLFNFHYRIEIYTPEPKRRHGYYVLPFLLRDGMVARVDLKADRANGLLLAKAAYAEPGAPADTAVELAAELRLMAEWLALDRVVVFPKGDLAPALADAVCGAGRGGSAEREQA
- a CDS encoding phosphoribosyltransferase family protein, whose amino-acid sequence is METPPPARDGEQDGQAGDQSRPRSRAGTGPRRRTRPADPDLAPVAAGTARHRGGYRRPLARLAESAAAAAAEVLALATPVDCVCCGAEDLTLCGGCERQVRQLMRQPFRAEAQAPALMDVDGSVLLPVVAAGTYRAELAQTVLSFKRHGQRQLAVVLSIGLARAIKAAAGQTPGLLLVPVPTSSRAYRKRGFSPVHVLLDRIGRTWTEGEPYCRVSTVAALRKTGGRARVAGAGYSLPGIGAGPGGQKGLGRKNRAQRVRGSMRVRRGPFCPDLTGQPCIIVDDVLTTGATLAEAARALREAGALVRGAVVLAATRPPVTHNLGEAGRQLAEESPSSKI
- the raiA gene encoding ribosome-associated translation inhibitor RaiA — encoded protein: MEFMISGRNLTVSDRFREYADEKISKIASLGDKVQRVDAKVSKETKARQTDEMLTVELTVLGRGPVIRAEASAADKFAAFDLAYNKLLERLRRAKDRKKVHHGRHTPKSVTEATATLEPASTSEPIYVEANHWQEPKTAPAEKSPYEVENDIPAGDSPVLIRRKVFPAASLTLDDAVDNMELVGHDFYLFVDKETKAPSVVYRREGWTYGVISLDQTCEPGQAPLEEKILAYRSEDEPASA